The Candidatus Hydrogenedentota bacterium genome contains the following window.
GGCCCGAACAACGTGATCCACATTATCAACGGCGGCGGTGGCGGCAGCCTGGATAACCACAAGTACAAAGAGTGGGATCAGGTCGACCTGCCCGATCACCCCGCCCGCCCCGATAGCGACGAACCCGACGAAGGGGCCTATTACCGCCACCACTACCTCAAGATCGCCATCGACGGAAAGAAGCTCGACTTCAAGGCCCAGGAAGTATTGCCCAACGGGCGATTGGGCGACCTGATGGACGATTTCCGGCTGGAGAAGTAACGTCGAATCTACAATGCTGACCAATCAGACGGATTAGACTGATCTAATCGATTTAACCCCGATCCGTCTGATCCGTCTGATCAGTCCGATTGCCCGCCCGCAACATTGCGCCCCGATCCTCAACTTGCTATACTCCAAGTGCTGCAAAACAAACCATTTTCTATTGAAGGGCGCATTGCATGGCGTTTGATCTTGTTACCATCGGTTGTGTATGTGCCGATGTGAAAGCACAACCCGTAGACCAGCTCCCCGCACGGGGCACCCTCGGCCTCATTCCCTCGCTGGAAATGACCATGGGAGGCCTCGCCGGCGTCACCGCCGCCGTTTTTAGTCGCCTCGGCGGCAAGGCGGCCTTTGCCGGTTGCCTCGGCAGCGATCCCTTCGGGAATTTCCTCATCGAAGCCTTCCAGGAAGCCGGGGTAAACACCCAGGGCATCCGCCGGGTGGACGACTGCGGGTCGGCCGCAACAGTCGTGCTTATCGGCAGCGATGGCGAGCGCACCTTCCTTCACCATGTCGGTACCGTTGGCATCCTGTCGGAGGACGATATCGATTTCGACATGTGCCAGCGCACGAAGGTCTTCCATTGGGGCGGTCCCGGCCTGACCCCGAAGCTCCATGGCGAGCCCATCGGGCGGGTCTTTAAGCGCATCCAGTCTTTTGGCGTCCGTACCTCCATCGACACCTGCTTCGACGGTTCCGGCACCTGGCTGCCCTTGATGGAAGCGGCCCTGCCCCACACGAATATCCTCTGCACGAGCATGAGCGAAGCCCCCCACTATTCCGGTAAGACCGAGCCTGGCGAAATCTTGGATTTCTTCGCGGGTTTCGGCATCGAGCACATCCTGCTGAAAATGGGAGGCGACGGACTGCTGGTGCGCGACAACAACGAGACCATCGCGTTCAAAGCCCACGACGTCAAGGTGGTGGATGGCACGGGTGCGGGCGATGCGGCCTGCGCCGGCTTCATCTATGGCCTGACGAAAAAATGGCCCCTGGCGCGCTGCGGCGCCCTGGCCAATGCCATCGGCGCATTGACCGTGCAAACCACGGGCAGCGCAGGCCCCAACATCAATCTGGATGCCGCCACCCATCTGATGGAGAAGCAACCATGTCAAGTTACTTCCTAGCCGCGATGATCGCCGGTGTGGCTCTGATTCACGGTGCCGAGCCGGCCGCCGATGCTCCGGTCACGCAGGAAGCCGCCCCGGTGGAAACGCCTGCGCCGCCTGCCGCCGAGCCCGGCGCGCTGCCCAACATCGATCTGCCCGCGCAAACGACCCAGGGCGAGCCCGCCCCTCCCCAAACCCTGGGGGAGCCAAAGGCGGAAACACCCACCGGAACGACGCCAACCACCACCACGGTCAGCGAAGTACCCGCGACCGAAGCGCCCCTCGAAGAATTGGTTCGCCCCACGGAAAAGAAGGATCGGAGCGGCAAGAAAGTTGCCGCGTTCTGGTTCATCACAACGGGAAAGTAAATCTGTGACACTGCGCAAACGCGTTTTAACCGCCCTGGCGGCCGCCACGTTCGCCCTCCTCGCAGGGGCTCCCCTGTCCTTCGGCCAGTCCACCCCGGAGCCGCTCAAGGCTCAGGGGCAATTCCGCGACGCCGCCGTCAACCCGGCACGAGGCCAGTTGTTCCTTTCTGTCTATGATCGCGACGCGGTCTGGACGATCAATCCGGCCACCGGTGATATCGCCGCCCGGATCACAGTGGGCGACGGTCCCGGCGCCCTCGCTCTGGATGGCGAGTACCTCGCCGTGGCCAACCGGCTGGGCAATTCGGTAACCCTCATCCGGCTGGACACGCTGGAAGTCAGCGGCACGCTGTCCACCGGCGAAAGCCCCAGCGCGATCGTGTCGCTGGGCGGCGGACGTTTCGTCACGGCGAACACCTTTTCCGACTCCCTTTCGGTAATCAACGCCTCGACCAACAGCGTGGAAACCATCACCGATTGCCCCAGCGTACCCGTCGATCTGGCCGTAGCCGGCCAGCATCTGGCCGTGGTCGGTCGCGCCGAAGCCCGCGCACAACTCTATGATCGCGATTCCCTCGCGCCGGGCAGTTCCGTCACCCTGAGCGCCATGGCCACCCGCGTCGTGGCCCACACGGGCGACACCTTCGTCCTGGCAAGCACCGACAAGCTCTTCGTCGTCGATCCGACAAGTGCCGCCGTCTCCGCAACCCGAAATATGGCCGTGGACGACCTGAGCAGTGACGATGGAATGCTCTATACGCTTAAGTCGGGCACCGTCGAGACGCTTGATGCCGGACTTCAGACCACCAACACAACAAGCCTCTCGCTGCCGGCCAGCGCCATCGCGGCGGGCGGCGGCGTCGTCGCATTTCTCGATCCCAAGTCGTCCCGTGCGCAAGCCGAGAATTTGAGCAGCCTTGCGCGTGCCGTCCCGGTTCAGGTTGCGGCGCAGCCCGAGGCCCCGCTGCCTGCCCCCGAACCCGAGCGGAAAGGGAAGCGACAAAAAGACGGAGACCTGGTCATTGTCGAGGCCGCACCGGTCGAAACCGCCAACGTTTCGGAACCCGCGCCAGCGCCGGTAATCGAGCCCACACCGGATGCAACACCCGCCCCCGAAGTAACAACCGAGGCGCAACCGGAGCCCAGACCCGAGGCGGAAGTCACGCCGGCACCCGAAGCCTCACCCACGGTGGAAGCCACGCCCGCGCAGGAACCCGTCAAGGTGGCCGCTGAACCCGTGTCCGAACCCTCCCCGGTGGCGAAACGCCCCTCAGGCGCCACGCCGCCCTCGTCCGCCTCGGTGCGCCGCAACCCCATCGTCACGGAGAGCGTCCGCGCGCCTTCCACCGGACGGCCGTCGGCGTCTCCCATGCAGCAGCTTGATCGCAGGACCATCACCGACGCGCTGGTCCAGCCGACCGAGTTCGGCTCCACCACGGGCGGTTTCCAGGCCCCCGACCTGAGCAAGGATCTGGAGAACGTAACCGCGACCAGCATTTCCAGTGCGGGCCGCGGCGCGCCCACGATTTTCAACGGCTTCCGCGCCGAATTGGGGGATATGACCATGTCGGCGGACGAGCTTACACACGTCCAGGAGCCGGTCGATCTCCATGCCAAAGGCAATGTGGAGATCACCCAGCAGTCCTCCACCATTACGGCCGACGAAATCCACTTCCGACTGGATCCCGAAGACGAAACAACCCCCGAAACCCCCAAAGTCATCCAAGGTGCGGAAGAGGAAGGCCCCTCTCTCGACAAGGGCCACCTGACACTCCACAACGCCCACGTGGTTGAGCCGACCCGCGAAATGACCGCGGATTACATGGACTACGACTTCAAGTCGGGCCAGGGCGAGCTCAATAACGCAACCGGTCAGGCCGGAATCTACTATTTCTCCGCCGAAAAGCTCCACCTCCACGGCCCCCAGACCCTGAGCGGCGAAAACGTGTGGGTCACCACCTGCGACCGGCCCCACCCCCACTACAAGATTCGCCTGAGCGAGCTCGAGATGGTGGACGGCCAGCCCGTCGCGGGCTCCAATGCCCGCCTCCAGTTGGGCAAAGCCGACACGCCCCTCTATCTCCCCCGCTGGCGTCGCGGCAGCGTGGGTGGTTCGCCCTGGACCCTCGACTTTGACAGCGGGCGGCAGGCCGATATCGGCTACTTCGTCAATGTGGGGCAGGCCTATGAAATCAATCCCGATGTAACCCTCGGGCCGAGGCTTTTTGTAACCGAGAAGGAAGGGGTGGGCTTTGGCGCCGACCTCACCTACGACTTCATGGACAACCCGGCTTCCCGCTTCTATCGCACCCAGGGTGAGGCCCACGCCCTGTACACGACCGAGGACCGGGGCTACGTTCACTGGTACCACCGCTACGAGTACAGCAATGACCTCGTAGTCCGCGCCCAGGTGGAGCATTGGGGCGATGAGGAGTTCTACAAGGACTTCTACTACGATATGTTCCGCAGCCGCTCGCAACCGCGGACCTTTGCCAACATCACCTACCGCCAGCCGAATTACATCGCCACGGGCACGGTTCGGGCCCAGACCCACAGTTGGTTCAGCGAGACGGAGCAGACGCCCGAAGCGACCTTCCACTACCTGGAACGGCCCCTCGTGGAGAATCTGTATTTCAGCTTTGACACGGCGAACGGCTACTACAACCGCGAGCCCTACGGCGTGGATGGCGCCCGCACGGCCAACACCGCGCGTCTGACCTATAGCTGGGATCCCATGCCCGGCCTCGCCATCACGCCCTTCGTGGAAGCGGACGGCTACTTCTACTCCCGCGAGCGCCAGAGCGACACATCGGCCGGTCTCTTGTCCACCAACGTCGGGGTAACCGCCCAGACCCGGCTGCACCGCACCTATGCCGGACGCTGGGGCTTCTCCGCTTTCAAGCACATGATCGTGCCCTCCATTACCTATTCCTATCGGCCCGACACCAGCGTGGATCCCCTGGAGATTCCCCAGTACGACCCGCTGGACAGCATCTTCGGTCGCAGCCGCATTGAGACCAAGCTCTCGAATGTATTCTATGGCCGCGACGCCGAAACCGGCGAAGTGTGGCAGGTGGGTCGCCTCACCCTCTATCAAGGCAACGACCTTCGCAATGAACGGAGCAAGACGGAAGACTACGAAGTCGAGCTGGACGTGCGCCCCCGCCCCTGGTGGGGACTCCAAGTCGTGGGCGAGCGCCAGAAGACCTCCGACGAGGATCAGGGCCTCAGCCGCGATACCATCGCCCGCAATTTCCCACGCTTCTATCAGGAGGTCCTCGGCGAGGCCTTCGGTTTCGATGATGCCCAGGACTACAGCGGGCGTTTCGGCGATTACAATCGCATGCTCGCCCAGTTGTACTACGACGGTGAGCCCCGGGGTGAAAAGGTCAGCGGGCGCGTCGGCTTCGCCTACACCAAGACCCAGGATGAAGTGTTCAACCGCGAAGCCCTCTACGGCCTTGGCTACAAGTTCAGCGACAAGTGGGGCTTCGGCTTCGAGCATACCTATGACTTCGAAGAACACGACCTCCGTTCGCAGACCTATGAACTCCGGCGCAGCCTCCACTGCTGGGAAACGGCCATCCGATTCCGGGATCGCGAATCGGGCTTCGACATCAACCTCGAATTCAACATCAAAGCATTCCCAGGCAGCCGCCTGAAACTGTAACAGCGCCGAAGCATCGGCCGTGGAAAGAATAAGAAGTTTAACCACGAATGGACACGAATCCACACGAATAAGACGAACTAGAACTTGCTTTCAACCCTATGCCGCATTGGCGATGTGGAAGGGCAAGCTGAATTCATTCCATCCGTGCCCATCCTTGTAATCCGTGGTCAGAAAAAAAGAGCATTGGCCACGGATTACACGGATGGGCACGGATAAGTTCTACCGAAGACACGGACTTAAAAAATTGGATGGGAGTTTGGACATTCTTCAGGCCCTTCCAGTTCTTATTCGTGTAAATTCGTGTGCATTCGTGGTTGGCATCTTTGGGTCAAATGGCTGAAGTATTACCAATACAGGAAATTATGTCTGTCACGCGTTCCGAGATTAACAAGCTTGTACCGACAATCACCGAACTTCGACATGAACTGCATCAGCAGCCCGAAATCCGATTCGAAGAGCGATGGACCTCGGATCGCATCGCGCGCTTCCTGAGCGAATCCGGAATTCCCTTCACCCGGGGCCACGCCAAGGGCACGGGAATTATGGCAACCATCGCGGGCGAAGGTGACCGGTGCGTCGCATTGCGCGCCGACATGGACGCGCTGGAAATCCAGGAAGAGACCGGGCTCCCGTATTCCTCTCGCATACCCAACCGGATGCACGCCTGCGGACACGACGGCCATAGCGCCATCCTCTGCGGCGTGGCGAAAACCCTCTGGAATCTGCGAAGTGAATTGAAGGGCACCGT
Protein-coding sequences here:
- a CDS encoding carbohydrate kinase family protein produces the protein MAFDLVTIGCVCADVKAQPVDQLPARGTLGLIPSLEMTMGGLAGVTAAVFSRLGGKAAFAGCLGSDPFGNFLIEAFQEAGVNTQGIRRVDDCGSAATVVLIGSDGERTFLHHVGTVGILSEDDIDFDMCQRTKVFHWGGPGLTPKLHGEPIGRVFKRIQSFGVRTSIDTCFDGSGTWLPLMEAALPHTNILCTSMSEAPHYSGKTEPGEILDFFAGFGIEHILLKMGGDGLLVRDNNETIAFKAHDVKVVDGTGAGDAACAGFIYGLTKKWPLARCGALANAIGALTVQTTGSAGPNINLDAATHLMEKQPCQVTS